One Ezakiella massiliensis genomic window, TTTTCCCTGGAAGGCGAAGGCGACATTAAACTCCACAACAAGAGTTATAGATTTATTTACGCACCTTTTGAAGACCGTAACTTAAATGTTGGCGGCGTTATTGTTGTCTACCAAGATATGACCAAGGAGCGTAAGCTGGAAGAAATGAGAAGGGAATTTGTGGCCAATGTTAGCCACGAATTAAAAACTCCGATCACTTCCATCAAATCTTACGCGGAAACCCTCATGAAATATCCCGTCGACGAGGAGACCAAGATGAATTTCTTGGAGGTCATCGACCAAGAATCAGATCGGATGGCCCACATTGTTTCTGATCTTTTGACTCTCACAACCCTGGAATATTCGTCAGAGGAAAAAGAGCTTAAGCTGGTTAACCTTACAGACATTGCCAAGTCTGCTGCAGAGCGGATGAAGATGGCAATTGCTGATAAAAATCAAGCCCTTTATACAGATTTTACAGAGGACTTGCATTCATTTGCTAACGAAGAAGATTTGCTGCAAGTGGTTATAAATTTAATTTCAAATGCAGTTAAGTACACTCCATCAGGTGGAATTATAAATGTTGGAACTTGGACTGACGGTAGAAAGAATTATATTTCTGTCAAGGACAACGGCATGGGTATTGCCAAAAAAGACCAGGCCAGAATTTTTGAAAGATTTTACCGGGTCGAAAAATCCAGGTCGCGGGCCATGGGTGGCACAGGTTTGGGCCTTGCCATAGCCAAGGAAATGGTCGACGCCATGAAGGGCGATATCAGCTTGGAAAGTGAAGTTGCCAAGGGCTCTATCTTTACGATTTCTTTTGAAAGGGAGGATAAGGATGGAGAGGCATAAGACTTTATTTTTAGTTTTACTGGTTATCCTATCCGTGTTTTTGTCCTACAAACTGATTTTCGACAAGCCAGAGGTGACTCTTGAGACCATCGACGTGGACGAAACGGAAATTATTTGCTACAAGCGCATGTACATGGTAAATCCAAACCGCGAACTTTTGAGAGAAATCCCAAACAAGGAGATAAATTCCCTTATCGTTTCGTCTTTGGTCGGAGTAAATCCGACAAGGATAGGCGATGAATTGGTTTCGACTGACTTAAAGGACCAGGGCTTTTTAATTATCTCTGCCTATGACGTGCCTGTGGGCATGCTCTTTGCTTGCTTCAAAGAAAAGCTCCCCAAGCTTGAATTCGAAAGTTATGACAGGGCTTTTATATCAAACGAAGGGAAAATTCTCTTGCAAACGGACAAGGGCGTTTTTGAATTTGCATCCAAGTACAGCTTGGCTATGCCTCTTAACAATGACGAAAAATATGTAGAAGTGGACGAAAGATTTATGCCTACAAAAATCGTGGGCGTGGATTCTTACGCTGATATTGTAAATCCAGTCGACTCATATATTGCAGACGATAGGCATCAAATAGCAAATGGCTTTTTAAAAAGGGAAGTTGCTGAGATTCGTGAAGACGATTCCTATCTATATGCAAGTAATGATGAGTCACTCAGAATTTTTGAAAATGGGGACATACATTATTTGTCCGTTGATCCGCAAGTGGATGTCAAACCCAATTTGCATGAGACTTTAAAAGTGCTGAGGGCTTTTATAAAAAAAGTTCCGGTAAATTTTTCAAATTATAGGATAGTAAGCCTTTATGAATCAGAGGACAACACCCTGATTTATCTGGCCAATTCCAGCCTACCGTTTTTCGCTTCAAATGGCCTGCCAATTACAGTTAATATTTCTGGGGGCAAGGTCACGAGCTTTTATTACAGCTCAAAGTATTTGAAGAAAGCGGATTCACTTTTCGTGGGGGCAGATGCGAGCGATTATAGGAATGCCTTTAAGGACAACAGTGATCCCTTTTTGATTTATACGGAGGCCGAGTCTGACAAGACCAGGGCCATCTTATCCACAATGAGTACGAGGTAGATATGGACTGGGCAAGAGCTAAAACACAACTGATATATGTTTTTATTGTTTTAAATATTTTTCTTGGGGCTATGCTGTACAAGCGCCAGCACTCAGCCTATGAAGACTTTGACTTGGCCGAAATTTTAAAGGGTCACGATATTTATTTGGATGCTGAGATTCCAAAGCCAGCCACTTTTGAAGGCAAGAGTTTGGTTTACAAGGTCTATACAGACGATGAAATCAAGGAGATTTTTTTCGACAAGCCGACTATTAGTGGGACAGAAGAGCTGAAAACTTTTAGCCAAGGGGACATGAGGGTCGACCTTATGCAGGGGAAAAATATCCGCTATACAAATACGCCAAAGCCTGAGGGCAAACTGATAAAAACTGTTGAGGAGGCCGAGGAAGCCGGCAAGGCTTTTTTAAAAGAAAAATTCGGCGAAGAAAATCTGCGCCTGACCAATTCCGACAACAAGTACGATAGGTTTAACTTGGAATTTGAACAAGTCGATCCCAAGACCAATCTCATTTTGGAGTTTGCTTATATAAATTTGGTTTTAAATGAAAACGGGGTCGTCAGTATGGACAGGCGGTCCTTTGCCAGAGTTGACAGCGTAAAAAATAATTTAGAAATTAAATATCCCAAGAGAAAGCTCTTAAAACTAATTGACATGACGGGTGTGGCTGGACGAACGGTGACGGGCGTTGAATACTGCTATTCATTTGACCCCAGCGAAATCCCTTATATCAACAACCCAGACAAGGTTTTAAGCGGCGATGCCAAACTTGCCCTACGTGTAAGTTTGGACAATGGGCGAATCATAATTATAGAATAGAATAGGAGATTTTATGAAATTTTGTTCATTACAAAGTGGGTCCACTGGTAACGTGCAATATATTGAATACAAGGATACAAAAATTTTAGTCGACTGCGGCCTAAACGGCAAGCAGACCGCCAGTCGCTTGGCTATGATAGGCGTTAATATCGACGATATTGACGCTATTTTAATAACCCACGAACACGCCGACCACATCTGCGGAGCTGGTGTAATCAGCAGGCGGCACGACATACCAATCTACGCCACGGCCAAGACCCACGGAGCGGCAGCCACGACGATCAAGGACATTGGCAAGCACAACCGTAGATTTATTGAAGGGGAGTTTACAATTAAGGATTTATTTATAAAACCCTTCGCCACTAGCCACGATGCCATCGACCCGATTGGTTTTGCAATTTACGGCAACAAAAAAATTTCCATTATAACGGATACGGGTTTTGTAAGCGAGGAGGCGATGGAAGCCACCAAGGGGTCGACCTTGTTTTTTATAGAAGCCAACCATGATTTAAATATGTTGGAGTATGGGCCTTATCCACTGCATTTGAAGAGAAGGATTGCAAGTACCGAGGGCCATTTATCAAATGTAGCCTGCGCAGAATTTTTAATAAAAAATATAGACAAAAAGACCAAGCAAATCGTCCTTTGTCACTTGTCACACGACAACAACAACGAGGTCTTGGCCCTGATGACGGTTAAAAACATGTTGACAGATGCAGGCATTGACTTGCCAATTTGCATTTCCCATAGGGATGCTATAGGAGAGCTGATAGAATTATGATAGAGATTATTGCCACGGGAAAAATCCCCAAAGAATATCGAGTAATTATAAATGATCTAATAAAAAGATCTTCCGTCTACCAAAAAATAGACTTGATTGAGCTCAAGGAAGTCAGCTTAAAATCCGACGAAAGCAATCTGCCAGAAAAACTGACCAAGGAAACCGAGGCCGCATTAAGCCGGGCCAAGGGGGAAATTTATATTCTGGACGCAGACGGTAAAATGTTTACGACAGATGAATTTACGGATCTTATAGAAAAAAACGAAAATATCGGACAGACGCTCACCTTTATTATAGGAGGCTCTTACGGCTTTGACCACGATATGATAAAGTCATACAAAAAGATTTCCCTAAGCAAGATGACAATGCTCCACCACATGGCCAGCCTGGTCCTGGTGGAGGCCATTTATCGGGCAGAAAAAACCATGCGGGGGGCCAAATACGACAAGTAGCTTTAGCACATATATTTGACGAAGAGCGATCATATATGATAAGCTGTAGGCAGGAAATATTTGGGAGGGACTTATGGAAAATAAAAAATTTACAAGAGTAGATGCTTTTTTCCTACCAATAATTATTATCCTCTTGGCTTTAAACTTCACAGTATTCTTCAAGTCTAGAAGGTTTTTAGAAGTAGAGCTCTTGGTGGATAGGAATGAAAAAAGCCAAGTCTATGCGGACATGCACGGAATTCAGCTGAAAAATTTTGTCAATCCAAAATCGCTGACTGATTTCAATATGGCGACAAATCCAATTACACCTTATAGACAGAAACACTCTGAAAATCCTACAAAATATCACAACTTTTTGAGGATAGAACTCGGGGATAGAGAGGCTATAATTGCCTTAGATGGGATGTTCATATGGCCAAACCACTAGTAAAAACTTTAATTTATATAGTCCTAGTCCTATTTTTGTTTGGACTTTTTAATAACATCAAACAAAAAAATATGATCCAAGAACTAGTAGCAGAAGAAATGGACTACCAGATCTCAGAAGACGAGCTAAGAATAATAAGGGCAGACGCCAATGCCTTGGCCAATTCGACTTATATGAATGGAGACTTCAAGTGCCCAGAATTTAAAGACGAAAATTTGTTTTCTGATAACCTAAGAGACCAGGCGATTTTTGATAAGGATTTTAAAAATAACGAAGCCAATAGGAGATACTTAAGAAGCATGATGCGTTCACTGGTAACAGCCATCGACAATAGGGCAGATGAAATCACTCTAGTAAAAACACTCAAGATAAGATACCGGGGCGTGGAAGTAAAAATCCCCTTCGCCTTTGAATAAAAATATGTAAGATTAAAAGATGGAGCTGATCCATCTTTTTTTGACTGTGTAATATGTGTTGGGAAGCACAACATGAGCAAAAATATACAGTCTATTTTTATTTTTCTCTTTTTATTATTGTTGGGTTCAAGTTCTTAGTTGTTTAAGTTGAAAATAGAATTATTTATCTTAAAAAATAAAATCCTTTTAATTTATTAGGAGTAAAAGGGTTCTTTGTTAGAAATGTGAGAAAACGAGAGCGAAATGTGTTATAATATTTATATACAAGGGGGGCAAGATGGTTAAAAAATATAGAAAGCTTTTGGGCTACATAGGACCTTTTAGAAAAAGGCGATTTTGGCTCGTAGTACTTTGCGCAGCTTCGATATTAATCGGCTCTATAATGCCATTTTTCATCGGAAAGCTTGTCAATATGGTAACTGTGAGTGCGCCTATTGCCGAAATTTTAAAATTCGGAGCACTTTTAATCATAATCGGACTTTTAGATGCGACTTTAAACTCGACGCAAAACTACATATGGCATATGTACAGTACGGAGTATTTGAACTATTTCAGAACGATTATGCTCCAAGCTGCGCTAAAAAAGAATGTAAAATTTTTCAAAGAGAA contains:
- a CDS encoding 23S rRNA (pseudouridine(1915)-N(3))-methyltransferase RlmH, whose translation is MIEIIATGKIPKEYRVIINDLIKRSSVYQKIDLIELKEVSLKSDESNLPEKLTKETEAALSRAKGEIYILDADGKMFTTDEFTDLIEKNENIGQTLTFIIGGSYGFDHDMIKSYKKISLSKMTMLHHMASLVLVEAIYRAEKTMRGAKYDK
- a CDS encoding MBL fold metallo-hydrolase, with amino-acid sequence MKFCSLQSGSTGNVQYIEYKDTKILVDCGLNGKQTASRLAMIGVNIDDIDAILITHEHADHICGAGVISRRHDIPIYATAKTHGAAATTIKDIGKHNRRFIEGEFTIKDLFIKPFATSHDAIDPIGFAIYGNKKISIITDTGFVSEEAMEATKGSTLFFIEANHDLNMLEYGPYPLHLKRRIASTEGHLSNVACAEFLIKNIDKKTKQIVLCHLSHDNNNEVLALMTVKNMLTDAGIDLPICISHRDAIGELIEL